A genome region from Pseudomonas sp. N3-W includes the following:
- a CDS encoding SDR family NAD(P)-dependent oxidoreductase, with amino-acid sequence MNTPAFFSESEKAGGPQTDFQDIAIIGISGRYPMAENLDEFWRNLASGRDCVSRLPDDRWQAGHPQLGSMGDIQGGFLKDADCFDSLFFNITPREAAKLDPQERLFVQCAYAAIEDAGYTRKTLGKSASSRHAGQSRVGVFAGAMYQEYQFYGIEASLISDSTASGGVAASIANRVSFFCGFNGPSLTLDTMCSSSITAIHLACQSLHLQECEVALAGGVNLSLHPNKYRLLRDNKFLSHKGRCRSFASGGDGYIPSEGVGVVVLKPLATALLDGDQIHGVIKASVINHGGHSSGYYVPNAEQQSALIKEAIDKAGIDPRHIQYVEAHGTGTPVGDPVELKGLCTAFGAYTQDKQFCAIGSVKSNIGHSESAAGVAALSKIVLQMKHGQLAPSLYADETNPDLNFRDSPFYVQRDLEAWSRETDEQGHERPRMASLSSYGAGGSNAHLIIAEYLPPPRGAKAPPQVAPVLLLSAPNQAALKLQARQLLQFFQAGGVARSQTLIDCAYTLQVGREAFDWRLGFVAMDVAAAIVSLERFLEAPDEPAAHILHGRIGRSAVSMDIEAGADPQQCLRAWIEGADIDWAKLYGDVRPVRVSLPTYPFSRNKLWLKTDTRLSPLKDEHGAHPLLGQHQPGTSTFTSTFSGQEGFLADHQVDGNPILPAVAYLEMARAAHEALSAHEVPLSLHKLMWSRPAQVINAVLDMRISLSANDSVTPSFVIESTDASGHYLTCARGTIGKLEEPAPPVLDLQAFIARHCQKRYEGADCYRHFTNIGLDYGRSHQTIEYLHAGAHHVVARLSLAQFDTHYQLHPSMADGAFQAIIGFYLGVDRSVGLPVPFALERVDLHRACSSEMWCIVSRSKQGDGKVFDIQLLDVEGRLCALFNALTIKDFSAAKRVAANTAPATVASGTNVSLAVEWRARQWTATPAPVPSKVLQIGTQDGIETELSRLLPQRVYADHRELGSRESCERLLTRAGEFDEILWVAPTSGADLIQAQETGLLSLFRLIKTLLSQGRHTRQLSLTLVTSQAQSVFEAEPVFAAHASVHGLVGALAKEMRKWRFRMIDLDGTCPWPLEQLLALPFDAKGETWAWRAGQWYQQCLMACHEPLVKEAQAFRRHGVYVILGGAGGIGKVLSRYLIEHYDANVIWLGRRSLEQGVAAQLDSFSDLSHPPIYFQADATDAAALAQAHRQIRQRFAHIHGVINSAIVLQDQSVLTMDEQTFALVLGTKVASSVNIAAVFGNEQLDFMLFFSSLVAFLKTAGQSNYAAGSVFQDTFAHHLRSVCRFPVKIMNWGYWEAFGAGASEHYRQRMASIGVAGIDTADGVAAVEFLLRSSLSQLGFIHMLEFTNLSIVPGMVLDRALEIADQHTSVSDVKGVLARAAQQMQALIPQNFDAAIGATPKVAASTAALPVEAGRVQAQRSVKDAGEPLPDLRSKALAHMAALVSEALQVPLDELDVSTPLVRYGVDSISAVYITNALGEVFGSVDGTLLFDLQTIEELADHFLSVQPQVYADFFATVVADDSAPSMGQPAVLAGEDLRIAIVLRMRTVVSNALEVALDELDDSTPLVRYGVDSISAVYITNALGELFGTVDSSLLFDVQTIDELADYFLTYESDACAELVGAGTGVVGADNAQGSSLGLTPPLVSAPKQATAVEPQLPMLAINRDDDIAIVGMAGRYPQALDLPAFWHNLLNGVHCIEEIPAQRWDWRTGFSDDPELIGGCYTRWGGFIAGHDEFDPVFFHISPAEAELMDPQERLILQHTYACIEDAGYTPKALSSGGEVGVFVGVMNSDYPLVSRYWSIANRVSYVFDFRGPSIALDTACSSSLTALHMAAESIRGGTCASALVGGVNLITDPVHLSSLSYMQMLSHGNACRAFGDQADGFVASEGVGVVMLKSLGQARREGDHIYGVIKGSMIGAGGRTSGYTVPSPRSQSQVMVQALERAGIAAQDVSYIEAHGTGTALGDPIEIKGLVGAYAAPAGSEQTCALGSVKSNIGHAESAAGMAGLSKILLQMKHGMLAPTLHAQPGNPRIDFSQTPLRLVQTAQVWERRIKHQDGHTWLMPRIAGLSSFGAGGANAHLLIAEDDQRHESTPCPMASAIVLSAQSLGQLHQRIDDLLQHLHNEKLEDTHLARLAFTLQTGRETLEWRLGFIVRDMAHLSQCLRQLLDSDWSQLSWLASDNSVPRSKPTLPPVNGETPWSGAALQQRIDNWVQGDPMDWAPCHARQPQRLSLPGYPFRRDRYWLAPSHDLRRLTPTADGRLPSPVSDSQALEPRPKQPVLTYREVWQPQERQGHSPQAIVRRVLCLVDHAAHGLALGPVIEQAHPGCEVVFLVCEGDASGLGNAVAVVRDDLEGFTAAFEQVRQRMSQVDICYHALGACDIYYCERYQGLLYSLQAIMAARLPVGRLLLLARYPQPRMQAQVESWLGFVRSLPMVMPQTRVSLLACQDNHSTGALSLPDWFALHVLPEALAGGDESVFYRDGMRHVAVIEALTLTDSPLIAQAGKTWFITGGMGALAQLLWRRLHAQGANLVLAGRSALTPDQARDIGALDRGIGRLFYVQADVSDEISLRRAVQQAKARFGQIHGVIHAAGAAPTTTLEAIDLADFQRVLAAKVEGTRALLRVFEPEALSWHVQFSSSSAILGDFGSCSYAVANRYQSAFAQARNDDSSTRHIVINWPLWRDGAMGLNSRREERFYLDGSGQDYLETSDALALFEQILATAVPQAIVLVGSNNPLQRRLPGHTPVVQDVPGVIEAVQPSSAAVDAQQVRQWVLEAIEEQLKLPAERIRTSLNWTEMGFDSIKLAQLGKQLSQRLGCNLTPATFFGNPSADDLIAFLARTLTTQSAPVEAVVKPPAAPMNTSGAYEPIAIVGVSGRFPGADSVDQLWENWAEGTSAIQAASACRGLRADSAGFASQSRLYGGFIDDVEAFDPLFFELSPQEAAVIDPQQRLFLQAAWHAFEDAGYLGASIRGSQCGVFVGAEESFYGEQLAHEGRINANRNATLSARIAYALDLNGPNYSLTASCSSGLVAIHQACRALHNRECTMALAGGVSLMVSSRELGVLADVMPLAQEPACRVFDQGASGLVPAEAVAAVVLKPLSQALADGDQVYGVIRSSVVNYDGRTNGILAPNPVRQAELFAQALTTAGVESGQIQLVLAHSIGMQLGDPVEVQALQQVFGTDRAVPCALSSIKPLVGHSFAASGIVDLLAMLMAMRHASKPALQGLRQVNEYIGFDRSGIAPVLSRQPWQVAPGELRRGLISTTGINGSNACLLIEEAPQRCETTSTPADMAHLILLSAPDAGRLANLAKGLLLQVTDNPSLQIEDIAFTLMQGREALECRAAWVVHSLGELRSALAGFNDGALGYRGDNPVLESLAPAQWPASPDRDALQALAASWVTGTPMPERPALKGRRTRLPLTDFLRTPCWSAVTLSGPAIQPVAEALARQDNDVHAFILAFLEQHLGLGSAQLLVDKPLRQYGMDSVLAIRLAHALEQRFQVRLSARAFHENPSLAALNAHIQQQPEIAPAARSEVAQFQDAQVIAMLDSIIHSDKSLDDVKELLK; translated from the coding sequence ATGAATACACCAGCTTTTTTTTCCGAGAGCGAGAAGGCCGGCGGTCCCCAGACGGACTTTCAGGACATCGCAATCATCGGTATCTCCGGTCGTTATCCCATGGCCGAAAATCTTGATGAGTTCTGGCGCAACCTCGCGTCAGGTCGCGACTGTGTATCCAGGCTGCCCGACGACCGATGGCAGGCTGGGCATCCGCAGCTCGGTAGCATGGGCGACATCCAGGGCGGTTTCTTGAAGGATGCCGATTGCTTCGATTCTCTGTTCTTCAACATCACCCCGAGAGAAGCCGCCAAGCTTGATCCACAGGAGCGCCTTTTCGTGCAGTGCGCTTACGCGGCCATTGAAGACGCCGGCTACACCCGCAAGACGTTGGGCAAGTCTGCGTCCAGTCGCCATGCAGGGCAAAGCCGGGTGGGAGTCTTTGCCGGCGCTATGTACCAGGAGTATCAATTCTACGGTATTGAAGCTTCACTGATCAGTGATAGCACGGCATCGGGCGGTGTGGCCGCATCGATTGCCAACCGGGTGAGTTTCTTCTGCGGTTTCAATGGTCCCAGTCTGACGCTCGACACCATGTGTTCGTCCTCGATCACTGCCATCCACCTGGCTTGCCAGAGTCTGCATCTGCAGGAGTGTGAGGTGGCGCTGGCCGGAGGCGTCAATCTTTCTCTGCACCCCAATAAGTACCGATTGCTCAGGGACAACAAATTCCTTTCGCACAAGGGCCGTTGCCGCAGTTTCGCCAGCGGTGGGGATGGCTACATTCCCAGTGAAGGGGTCGGGGTCGTGGTGCTCAAGCCCCTAGCCACGGCGTTACTCGATGGCGACCAGATCCACGGTGTCATCAAGGCCAGTGTGATCAACCACGGCGGTCACTCCAGTGGTTATTACGTACCCAACGCCGAGCAGCAATCGGCATTGATCAAAGAGGCCATCGACAAGGCTGGTATCGATCCCCGGCACATTCAGTATGTCGAAGCCCACGGCACCGGCACACCGGTCGGCGACCCGGTAGAGCTAAAAGGACTGTGCACGGCTTTTGGCGCTTATACCCAGGACAAACAGTTCTGTGCGATCGGCTCGGTCAAATCGAACATCGGCCATTCCGAAAGCGCCGCCGGTGTCGCTGCGCTCAGTAAAATCGTGCTGCAGATGAAGCACGGGCAACTGGCGCCTTCGTTGTATGCCGATGAAACCAATCCTGACCTCAACTTCCGCGACTCTCCGTTCTATGTGCAACGCGACCTGGAAGCATGGTCGCGTGAAACCGATGAACAGGGCCATGAACGCCCACGTATGGCCAGTCTGTCTTCCTACGGTGCAGGTGGCTCCAATGCTCACCTGATCATCGCCGAATACCTGCCGCCGCCAAGGGGTGCTAAAGCACCACCGCAAGTGGCTCCAGTGCTGTTGTTATCTGCCCCCAATCAGGCGGCCTTGAAGCTGCAGGCCAGGCAACTCCTGCAATTTTTCCAGGCCGGTGGAGTTGCCCGCTCCCAGACATTGATTGATTGTGCCTATACCCTGCAAGTGGGCCGGGAGGCCTTTGATTGGCGTCTCGGTTTCGTGGCCATGGATGTGGCAGCCGCTATTGTTTCACTGGAGCGGTTCCTTGAGGCACCTGATGAGCCGGCTGCGCACATCTTGCATGGCCGGATAGGTCGATCGGCAGTTTCGATGGATATCGAAGCCGGTGCTGACCCTCAGCAATGTCTGCGTGCCTGGATTGAAGGTGCGGATATCGACTGGGCAAAACTGTATGGCGATGTACGCCCGGTCCGCGTCAGCCTGCCGACTTATCCGTTTTCCCGGAACAAACTCTGGTTGAAAACCGATACCCGCCTTTCACCTCTGAAGGATGAACATGGCGCCCACCCTTTGCTCGGTCAGCATCAGCCTGGAACATCGACATTTACGTCGACGTTCAGCGGCCAGGAAGGTTTTCTGGCGGACCACCAAGTCGACGGCAACCCGATATTGCCTGCCGTGGCCTACCTGGAGATGGCCAGAGCGGCCCATGAGGCGTTGAGCGCTCATGAGGTGCCTCTGAGCCTGCACAAACTTATGTGGTCCAGGCCGGCGCAAGTGATAAATGCTGTACTCGATATGCGTATCAGCCTGAGCGCCAACGATAGCGTTACTCCCTCATTCGTCATCGAAAGCACCGATGCTTCGGGTCACTACCTGACGTGCGCCAGGGGCACGATCGGCAAGTTGGAGGAGCCAGCGCCACCCGTACTCGATCTGCAGGCATTCATTGCCCGGCATTGCCAGAAACGGTACGAGGGAGCCGACTGTTATCGCCATTTCACGAACATCGGCCTGGACTACGGACGTAGCCATCAGACCATTGAATACCTGCACGCAGGCGCACACCACGTCGTTGCCAGGCTGAGCCTGGCGCAGTTCGATACCCACTACCAACTCCACCCTTCGATGGCTGATGGCGCGTTCCAGGCCATCATCGGATTTTATTTGGGGGTCGACCGCAGTGTCGGACTACCCGTGCCTTTTGCGCTGGAGCGGGTCGATCTGCATCGAGCCTGTTCATCTGAAATGTGGTGCATTGTCTCGCGTTCAAAACAAGGTGACGGCAAGGTCTTCGATATTCAGTTACTCGACGTTGAAGGGCGTCTGTGCGCCTTGTTCAACGCGTTGACGATCAAGGATTTCTCGGCGGCGAAACGTGTTGCGGCCAACACAGCGCCGGCCACCGTGGCCTCGGGTACGAATGTGTCCTTGGCGGTCGAGTGGCGCGCGCGTCAATGGACCGCGACGCCGGCACCTGTGCCTTCAAAGGTATTGCAGATCGGCACGCAAGACGGAATCGAAACAGAACTGTCGCGCCTCTTGCCACAGCGCGTGTACGCGGATCACCGGGAGCTGGGCAGCCGCGAATCATGTGAGCGCCTGCTGACCCGTGCAGGGGAGTTCGATGAAATTCTGTGGGTTGCGCCGACGTCTGGAGCCGACCTGATTCAAGCCCAGGAAACAGGATTGTTGAGTCTGTTCCGACTGATCAAGACGCTGCTGTCGCAAGGCCGCCATACGCGTCAGTTGTCATTGACGCTGGTCACTTCCCAGGCCCAGTCGGTATTTGAGGCTGAGCCGGTCTTTGCAGCTCATGCCTCTGTACACGGGTTGGTGGGGGCACTTGCCAAGGAGATGCGCAAATGGCGTTTTCGAATGATCGATCTGGACGGGACTTGCCCTTGGCCGCTTGAGCAACTGCTGGCATTGCCCTTTGATGCGAAGGGTGAAACCTGGGCCTGGCGCGCAGGCCAGTGGTATCAGCAGTGCCTGATGGCATGCCATGAACCGTTGGTGAAGGAGGCTCAGGCTTTTCGTCGGCACGGGGTATACGTGATCCTCGGTGGTGCCGGCGGTATCGGCAAGGTCCTGAGTCGTTACCTGATCGAGCACTACGACGCCAATGTCATCTGGCTCGGCAGGCGCAGTCTGGAGCAGGGCGTCGCTGCGCAGCTGGACAGCTTCAGCGACCTGTCACATCCACCGATCTACTTTCAGGCCGACGCCACCGACGCGGCGGCTCTTGCCCAGGCTCACAGGCAGATCAGACAACGCTTTGCACACATTCATGGCGTGATCAATTCCGCCATTGTGCTGCAAGACCAGAGCGTTTTGACCATGGATGAACAAACGTTCGCTCTGGTGCTGGGCACCAAGGTCGCCAGCAGCGTCAACATAGCCGCGGTGTTCGGCAACGAACAGCTCGACTTCATGTTGTTTTTCTCCTCGCTGGTGGCCTTCCTCAAGACTGCAGGGCAGAGCAATTACGCGGCGGGTTCGGTGTTCCAGGACACGTTCGCCCACCACTTGCGCAGTGTTTGCCGGTTCCCGGTCAAGATCATGAACTGGGGCTATTGGGAGGCGTTCGGCGCGGGTGCTTCCGAGCACTATCGTCAACGCATGGCCAGCATCGGCGTTGCCGGCATTGATACCGCCGATGGCGTCGCGGCTGTCGAATTTCTACTACGCAGTTCGCTTTCGCAACTGGGTTTTATTCACATGCTGGAGTTCACCAATCTGAGTATCGTGCCGGGCATGGTTTTGGACCGGGCGTTGGAAATCGCTGATCAGCACACGTCAGTCAGCGATGTGAAGGGCGTACTGGCTCGTGCAGCGCAACAGATGCAGGCACTGATACCGCAGAACTTCGATGCGGCCATTGGTGCAACACCGAAGGTGGCAGCCTCGACTGCGGCATTACCCGTCGAAGCGGGCAGGGTGCAGGCACAACGGTCTGTGAAAGACGCCGGCGAACCGCTGCCTGATTTACGCAGCAAGGCGCTGGCCCATATGGCGGCACTGGTCAGCGAAGCCCTGCAAGTACCCCTTGATGAGTTGGATGTCAGTACACCACTGGTGCGCTACGGCGTCGACTCGATCTCGGCGGTGTACATTACCAATGCCCTGGGCGAGGTGTTTGGCAGCGTCGATGGCACCTTGTTGTTCGACCTGCAGACGATCGAAGAACTGGCCGACCATTTTCTGTCTGTTCAGCCGCAGGTTTACGCGGACTTTTTCGCCACCGTGGTGGCCGATGACTCTGCGCCCAGCATGGGCCAACCTGCTGTCTTGGCCGGCGAAGACTTGCGAATCGCCATCGTCCTGCGCATGCGTACCGTGGTCAGCAATGCGCTGGAGGTTGCGCTCGATGAACTGGATGACAGCACGCCGCTGGTGCGCTATGGGGTCGATTCGATTTCGGCGGTGTACATCACCAATGCGTTGGGCGAATTGTTCGGCACTGTCGACAGCAGTCTGCTGTTCGATGTCCAGACCATCGATGAACTGGCAGATTACTTCCTCACATACGAATCCGACGCCTGCGCCGAGCTGGTCGGGGCAGGCACCGGCGTGGTTGGGGCAGACAATGCTCAAGGCTCCTCCCTGGGCTTGACACCGCCATTGGTATCAGCGCCGAAACAGGCTACAGCTGTGGAGCCGCAACTACCGATGCTGGCGATCAACCGCGACGACGACATCGCAATTGTCGGCATGGCAGGTCGTTATCCGCAGGCGCTCGATCTCCCTGCGTTCTGGCATAACTTGCTCAACGGTGTGCACTGCATCGAAGAAATTCCCGCACAGCGCTGGGACTGGCGCACCGGCTTTAGCGACGACCCTGAATTGATCGGCGGCTGTTACACGCGTTGGGGCGGTTTCATCGCGGGGCATGACGAATTCGATCCGGTCTTTTTCCATATTTCCCCGGCTGAAGCCGAACTGATGGACCCGCAGGAGCGACTGATTCTGCAGCACACCTATGCCTGCATCGAGGACGCGGGGTACACCCCCAAGGCGCTCTCCAGCGGCGGTGAAGTCGGCGTGTTTGTCGGCGTCATGAACAGCGACTATCCGCTGGTTTCACGCTATTGGTCGATCGCCAATCGGGTGTCCTACGTTTTTGATTTTCGAGGTCCGAGCATTGCACTGGACACGGCCTGTTCCTCGTCCCTGACGGCGCTGCACATGGCTGCCGAAAGCATTCGTGGCGGCACCTGTGCCAGTGCTCTGGTGGGCGGGGTCAACCTGATCACCGACCCGGTGCACCTCTCCAGCCTGTCCTATATGCAGATGCTCTCCCACGGCAATGCCTGCCGTGCCTTTGGTGATCAGGCGGACGGCTTCGTCGCCAGTGAAGGGGTGGGCGTGGTTATGCTCAAGTCCCTGGGGCAGGCCCGGCGCGAAGGCGACCATATTTACGGTGTGATCAAGGGCAGCATGATCGGTGCCGGTGGGCGGACATCGGGCTATACGGTGCCGAGCCCGCGATCGCAGTCCCAGGTCATGGTTCAGGCACTCGAACGTGCCGGCATCGCTGCACAGGATGTCAGCTACATCGAGGCCCATGGAACTGGAACAGCACTGGGTGACCCGATTGAAATCAAGGGACTGGTCGGCGCATACGCGGCGCCGGCAGGGTCTGAGCAGACATGCGCGCTGGGGTCGGTGAAGTCCAACATCGGCCATGCGGAAAGTGCCGCCGGTATGGCTGGCCTGAGCAAGATATTGCTGCAAATGAAGCACGGCATGCTGGCGCCAACCCTGCATGCACAACCGGGCAACCCACGTATCGATTTCAGCCAGACGCCGTTGCGTCTCGTGCAGACGGCTCAAGTCTGGGAACGGCGGATCAAGCACCAGGACGGACACACCTGGCTGATGCCGCGTATTGCCGGTCTTTCTTCTTTCGGTGCAGGAGGGGCCAATGCTCACCTGTTGATCGCCGAGGATGATCAACGTCATGAGTCAACACCTTGCCCAATGGCGAGTGCGATTGTGCTGTCGGCGCAAAGTCTCGGGCAACTGCATCAACGTATTGATGATCTGTTGCAGCATCTGCACAACGAAAAGCTCGAAGACACCCATCTTGCTCGTCTGGCATTCACCCTGCAGACCGGGCGCGAGACCCTGGAGTGGCGGTTGGGGTTCATCGTCCGCGATATGGCCCATCTGAGCCAGTGCCTGCGCCAGTTACTGGACAGCGACTGGTCGCAACTGAGCTGGCTGGCGAGCGACAACTCTGTACCACGCAGCAAGCCGACATTGCCGCCAGTCAATGGCGAAACGCCCTGGTCCGGCGCTGCACTACAACAACGGATCGACAACTGGGTGCAGGGTGACCCCATGGATTGGGCGCCGTGCCATGCTCGGCAACCACAACGCCTGAGCCTGCCCGGTTATCCGTTTCGTCGTGACCGCTATTGGCTTGCGCCGAGTCATGATCTGCGCCGTCTGACGCCAACAGCGGACGGGCGTTTGCCTTCTCCCGTCAGCGACAGTCAGGCGCTGGAGCCGCGTCCAAAGCAACCGGTATTGACCTACCGGGAAGTCTGGCAGCCACAGGAACGGCAAGGGCATAGCCCGCAAGCGATTGTCCGGCGCGTCCTTTGCCTGGTTGACCATGCCGCGCACGGCCTGGCACTCGGCCCGGTTATAGAGCAGGCGCATCCGGGGTGTGAGGTGGTGTTCCTGGTCTGCGAGGGTGACGCATCCGGGCTGGGCAATGCTGTGGCTGTTGTCCGTGATGACCTTGAGGGGTTTACCGCAGCCTTTGAGCAGGTGCGTCAACGCATGTCCCAGGTGGACATCTGCTACCACGCACTGGGTGCCTGCGATATCTATTACTGCGAGCGTTATCAGGGGCTGCTGTACAGCCTCCAGGCCATCATGGCGGCACGGTTGCCGGTAGGTCGGCTGTTGTTGCTGGCCCGTTATCCTCAACCAAGAATGCAGGCCCAGGTCGAGAGCTGGCTGGGGTTTGTTCGCTCGCTGCCCATGGTCATGCCACAGACGCGGGTCAGTTTGCTGGCATGCCAGGACAATCACAGCACAGGCGCCTTGTCGCTGCCTGACTGGTTCGCCCTTCATGTGTTGCCAGAGGCGCTGGCCGGTGGTGATGAAAGCGTGTTCTATCGCGATGGCATGCGTCATGTGGCTGTCATCGAGGCCTTGACGCTGACCGACAGCCCTCTGATCGCGCAGGCGGGTAAGACCTGGTTCATCACCGGCGGGATGGGCGCGCTGGCGCAGTTGCTATGGCGTCGTCTGCATGCGCAGGGGGCCAATCTGGTTCTCGCCGGGCGTTCGGCGCTGACACCGGACCAGGCCAGAGACATTGGGGCACTGGACCGCGGTATCGGACGCCTGTTTTACGTGCAGGCTGATGTCAGCGACGAAATCAGCTTGCGTCGTGCGGTACAGCAAGCCAAGGCCCGCTTCGGGCAGATTCACGGTGTTATCCACGCGGCGGGAGCGGCTCCGACCACGACGCTGGAGGCAATTGATCTGGCGGACTTCCAGCGCGTACTGGCGGCCAAGGTCGAAGGAACGCGTGCGCTGTTGCGTGTCTTTGAACCCGAAGCACTGTCCTGGCATGTGCAGTTCTCGTCCTCGTCGGCGATTCTGGGGGATTTTGGTTCTTGCAGTTATGCCGTGGCCAACCGGTACCAGAGCGCGTTCGCCCAGGCCAGGAATGACGACAGCTCGACGCGCCATATCGTCATCAACTGGCCGTTGTGGCGCGATGGGGCAATGGGGCTCAACAGTCGCCGCGAGGAGCGCTTTTATCTGGACGGCAGCGGCCAGGACTATCTGGAAACCAGCGACGCTCTGGCGCTGTTCGAGCAGATTCTCGCGACAGCTGTGCCTCAGGCGATTGTTCTGGTGGGTAGCAACAACCCATTGCAGCGTCGTCTACCGGGCCACACTCCGGTGGTGCAGGACGTGCCGGGCGTGATCGAAGCGGTTCAACCGTCGTCGGCCGCGGTCGATGCGCAGCAGGTGCGTCAATGGGTACTTGAGGCCATCGAAGAGCAGCTGAAGCTGCCGGCGGAGCGCATCAGGACGAGTTTGAACTGGACAGAGATGGGCTTCGATTCGATCAAGCTGGCTCAATTGGGCAAGCAGTTGTCTCAACGATTGGGGTGCAACCTGACACCCGCAACGTTTTTCGGCAACCCGAGCGCCGATGACCTGATTGCTTTCCTGGCGCGCACCTTGACGACACAAAGTGCGCCTGTCGAAGCCGTCGTGAAGCCGCCAGCGGCACCGATGAACACATCCGGCGCCTATGAGCCGATTGCGATCGTCGGTGTCAGCGGCCGTTTCCCGGGGGCCGATTCAGTCGATCAGTTATGGGAGAACTGGGCCGAAGGTACATCCGCCATTCAGGCGGCCTCGGCATGCCGTGGTTTGCGGGCAGACAGCGCCGGTTTTGCTTCACAGTCCAGGCTCTACGGGGGCTTTATCGATGATGTGGAGGCGTTCGACCCGCTGTTCTTCGAGCTGTCGCCCCAGGAAGCAGCGGTCATCGATCCGCAACAGCGTCTGTTTCTGCAAGCCGCCTGGCATGCGTTCGAGGACGCCGGTTATCTGGGCGCCTCGATCCGTGGCAGCCAGTGCGGTGTGTTTGTAGGTGCCGAAGAGAGCTTCTATGGCGAGCAACTGGCCCACGAGGGGCGGATCAATGCCAACCGCAATGCCACCCTGTCAGCGCGGATTGCCTACGCGTTGGACCTCAACGGTCCCAACTACAGCCTGACCGCTTCCTGCTCCTCCGGGCTGGTGGCGATCCACCAGGCGTGTCGTGCTTTGCATAACCGTGAATGCACCATGGCACTGGCCGGTGGCGTCAGCCTGATGGTGTCCTCACGGGAGCTTGGGGTATTGGCCGATGTCATGCCGCTGGCACAGGAACCGGCGTGCCGGGTTTTCGATCAGGGCGCCAGCGGACTGGTTCCGGCCGAAGCCGTGGCCGCCGTGGTGCTCAAGCCATTGAGTCAGGCACTGGCCGACGGCGACCAGGTTTACGGCGTGATTCGCAGCAGTGTGGTCAATTACGACGGTCGTACCAATGGCATTCTGGCGCCGAATCCCGTTCGCCAGGCCGAACTCTTTGCCCAGGCACTGACCACCGCAGGGGTTGAGTCCGGGCAGATCCAGTTGGTGCTGGCCCACAGCATCGGCATGCAACTGGGCGATCCGGTCGAAGTGCAGGCCTTGCAGCAGGTGTTCGGCACAGACCGCGCCGTGCCCTGTGCGTTGAGTTCGATCAAACCACTGGTGGGCCATAGTTTCGCGGCCTCGGGGATCGTGGATCTGTTGGCCATGTTGATGGCTATGCGTCATGCATCTAAGCCCGCCTTGCAGGGCTTGCGCCAGGTCAACGAATACATCGGGTTCGATCGGTCCGGTATTGCTCCGGTACTCAGTCGACAACCCTGGCAGGTGGCGCCAGGGGAGCTTCGACGCGGTCTGATCAGCACCACGGGGATCAATGGTTCCAACGCCTGTCTCTTGATAGAAGAAGCACCGCAACGTTGTGAGACCACATCCACACCCGCCGATATGGCGCACCTGATACTGCTTTCAGCCCCGGATGCCGGGCGCCTGGCGAACCTTGCAAAGGGGTTGCTGCTGCAGGTCACGGATAACCCTTCGCTGCAAATCGAGGACATCGCGTTCACCTTGATGCAGGGTCGTGAAGCACTGGAGTGTCGAGCTGCCTGGGTGGTGCATTCGCTTGGCGAGTTGCGTAGCGCGTTGGCCGGTTTCAACGACGGGGCGTTGGGGTATCGCGGTGATAACCCGGTGCTGGAGTCGCTGGCCCCTGCGCAATGGCCCGCTTCGCCGGATCGCGACGCGTTGCAGGCCCTGGCCGCGAGTTGGGTGACTGGGACGCCGATGCCCGAGCGTCCGGCGCTCAAGGGCCGGCGCACCCGCTTGCCGCTGACCGACTTCCTGCGCACGCCTTGCTGGTCGGCCGTCACTCTGTCCGGCCCGGCCATACAGCCCGTGGCAGAGGCTCTTGCCCGGCAGGATAACGATGTCCATGCCTTCATCCTCGCGTTTCTCGAACAACACCTGGGGCTGGGCTCCGCGCAGTTGTTGGTGGACAAGCCGCTGCGTCAATACGGCATGGATTCGGTGCTCGCGATCAGGCTTGCGCATGCTCTGGAACAGCGTTTCCAGGTGCGGCTCTCGGCGCGTGCCTTCCATGAGAACCCGTCGCTGGCGGCGCTCAATGCCCATATCCAGCAACAACCCGAGATCGCTCCTGCGGCCAGGAGCGAAGTTGCGCAGTTTCAGGATGCACAAGTCATCGCAATGCTCGACTCGATCATCCATAGCGATAAATCCCTCGACGACGTTAAGGAACTGTTGAAATGA